The genomic window AGTTCCAACACTcgacatgttttttttgttttaggttaTTACTGATTATTCTTGAACTTTTAGcaaaataatgaaacaattttgacttttataacacacaaaaaaagcaatacaatttcaaataataaatcgattaagagataaaaattgtgataatttggatattttaattagtttgtgCAATATTCTTTTCTCGTTGATCTCTATAAATTAGAGAGGCAAATGCGACTGCTAGGAGTAGAACCTTACCATTGGACTACAAACGCTTTTGTGTTTAAGTTGACTATTAAATTTAGATATCTGattgtttaggatagtttAAAACGCTACCGTTTTGGAATCTTTATACGCTACCGTGTTATTCTTCTTTGACCAAAATTCTGGAGAATTTGTCTTCCCTTCGTATTTCTGGCAacttttttaatactaaaattcTCTCTAAAGCCgtcaaagaccaaaaaaaaaaaaaaaatacgaacTCGAAATCTCTCTCGTCTTGTTGTTGCTTACCATTGAAGCTATCAATTTCTCCGTttgatttctctcttctcaaaaCCTATTTCGACGGATTATTCCGATTCCTGTTTCCCCGACCTTCACGCTTcgtacttttgttttttgaaaaattcgTGTTTCAGGTACGTTCTCGAtttctatttcgtttttttctgattcatcaatgaaacaaaatcgTTTCTTAATATACTTGTTGTTCTTTGATTCgattgatttttgttaggaAGAGCGCATGTGTAGAGTTGGTGGTGTAATTCAGAAAACTTTCCGGAGATTTTTTGGTGATGTGTTGTTCGTAggtaaattttgaaattttggatttaatgGTTGAGGAAGATAGATGGTGTTTCTTCAATGGATCTGTGAAGACGAGATTGTTGGAGATTGATACTTATCTTATTCGTCTTTATGGCTTTGCTTGATTAAGAAATTGTGTGATTGTTTTGGGGAGGGGTTTAAACATGGATGGAGAGGTTACTTCTTGGATTAGGAGAGCAAATTTCTCTCATACTGTTTGTTATCGTATGATTACGCCGAGTTTAGAATCTATGCCTTTTACTGTAAACCAAGAGAAGAGTTCTGGATTGAAAAGAATGACTTTGAGTTCACCATCTGATTTGAAATCACTTGTAGGAATTTGTCAGAGTACGCAGCAGCTGACTGGTTTGAGTTGTGGTAGTGTTGTTGGTACTGAAGTGCAGAGGAATCCAGTTACTAATAAGAAGAGATCTGTTTCTCCGTTGCCTCATATGGCTCTTTCTGATGCTTTTATCGAAGCAAAGTCTGATATTAAGAGGTTTTCTACTCCACATCCTAGAAGAGTGGAACCAGAGAAGGGAATGAAGGCCAAGTCGTCGTCCCGCAAAGATTCTTCTGAGAAAAAATCAGTTAATCTACGGTCCCTGTCTCACTCGGGTCCTATTAGGGATCTTAGTACGCAGAAAGTTAAAGAGAGGGGAAAGAGCAAGATAGATAAGAAGTCTTCAAAGTCTGTTGACTATAGAGGTTCTAAAGTAAGTTCTGCAGGAGTGCTTGAAGAATGCCTCATTGATGTGTCTAAGTTGTCTTATGGGGATAGGTTTGCTCACGGGAAATATAGCCAGATTTATCATGGTGAATATGAAGGCAAAGCTGTTGCTCTGAAGATTATCACAGCGCCTGAGGATAGTGACGACATATTCTTGGGAGCTCGTttagaaaaagagtttatCGTGGAAGCCACTCTTTTATCTCGACTAAGCCATCCAAATGTCGTTAAGGTGAGTTTATATCATGTTATATTATGTTGGTTAGGTTGTATCAAATATGAATGATGCCTTTGAAAATTAACATTACATCTTTCAACTCTGTTTGAAAATTATGATTATGGTTTGTTTGACTTTTTTCCTCTGATTGATGTGTCCTGAAACAGTTTGTTGGAGTGAATACTGGAAACTGTATCATCACAGAGTATGTACCTCGAGGGTCTTTAAGATCATATCTGCACAAGCTCGAGCAGAAATCCCTTCCTTTGGAACAGCTAATCGATTTTGGTCTGGATATTGCTAAAGGAATGGAATATATTCACTCAAGAGAGATAGTTCATCAGGATCTGAAGCCAGAAAACGTGTTGATCGACAATGACTTTCACTTGAAGATTGCTGACTTTGGCATAGCGTGCGAGGAGGAGTACTGTGATGTTTTGGGGGATAACATAGGAACTTATAGGTGGATGGCACCTGAAGTTTTAAAACGGATACCACATGGACGGAAGTGCgatgtttatagttttggaCTTCTTTTATGGGAAATGGTAGCTGGAGCACTTCCATATGAGGAGATGAAATTTGCTGAACAAATTGCCTACGCAGTTATATACAAGGTAAATCATTCTGCATCTCCTCCTTATTTCATGATTGTGATCTAGTTAT from Arabidopsis thaliana chromosome 3, partial sequence includes these protein-coding regions:
- a CDS encoding Protein kinase superfamily protein (Protein kinase superfamily protein; FUNCTIONS IN: protein serine/threonine/tyrosine kinase activity, kinase activity; INVOLVED IN: protein amino acid phosphorylation; LOCATED IN: cellular_component unknown; EXPRESSED IN: 19 plant structures; EXPRESSED DURING: 11 growth stages; CONTAINS InterPro DOMAIN/s: Protein kinase, catalytic domain (InterPro:IPR000719), Serine-threonine/tyrosine-protein kinase (InterPro:IPR001245), Protein kinase-like domain (InterPro:IPR011009), Serine/threonine-protein kinase, active site (InterPro:IPR008271); BEST Arabidopsis thaliana protein match is: Protein kinase superfamily protein (TAIR:AT5G58950.1); Has 131220 Blast hits to 129723 proteins in 5271 species: Archae - 120; Bacteria - 14071; Metazoa - 50237; Fungi - 12125; Plants - 33600; Viruses - 536; Other Eukaryotes - 20531 (source: NCBI BLink).) — translated: MCRVGGVIQKTFRRFFGDVLFVGICQSTQQLTGLSCGSVVGTEVQRNPVTNKKRSVSPLPHMALSDAFIEAKSDIKRFSTPHPRRVEPEKGMKAKSSSRKDSSEKKSVNLRSLSHSGPIRDLSTQKVKERGKSKIDKKSSKSVDYRGSKVSSAGVLEECLIDVSKLSYGDRFAHGKYSQIYHGEYEGKAVALKIITAPEDSDDIFLGARLEKEFIVEATLLSRLSHPNVVKFVGVNTGNCIITEYVPRGSLRSYLHKLEQKSLPLEQLIDFGLDIAKGMEYIHSREIVHQDLKPENVLIDNDFHLKIADFGIACEEEYCDVLGDNIGTYRWMAPEVLKRIPHGRKCDVYSFGLLLWEMVAGALPYEEMKFAEQIAYAVIYKKIRPVIPTDCPAAMKELIERCWSSQTDKRPEFWQIVKVLEHFKKSLTSEGKLNLLPSQICPELKKCPKFWIHIFGSFHHHSSGGGSSSNNSALPKPKFA
- a CDS encoding Protein kinase superfamily protein, whose product is MCRVGGVIQKTFRRFFGDVLFVGICQSTQQLTGLSCGSVVGTEVQRNPVTNKKRSVSPLPHMALSDAFIEAKSDIKRFSTPHPRRVEPEKGMKAKSSSRKDSSEKKSVNLRSLSHSGPIRDLSTQKVKERGKSKIDKKSSKSVDYRGSKVSSAGVLEECLIDVSKLSYGDRFAHGKYSQIYHGEYEGKAVALKIITAPEDSDDIFLGARLEKEFIVEATLLSRLSHPNVVKFVGVNTGNCIITEYVPRGSLRSYLHKLEQKSLPLEQLIDFGLDIAKGMEYIHSREIVHQDLKPENVLIDNDFHLKIADFGIACEEEYCDVLGDNIGTYRWMAPEVLKRIPHGRKCDVYSFGLLLWEMVAGALPYEEMKFAEQIAYAVIYKVNHSASPPYFMIVILHRSD
- a CDS encoding Protein kinase superfamily protein, whose translation is MDGEVTSWIRRANFSHTVCYRMITPSLESMPFTVNQEKSSGLKRMTLSSPSDLKSLVGICQSTQQLTGLSCGSVVGTEVQRNPVTNKKRSVSPLPHMALSDAFIEAKSDIKRFSTPHPRRVEPEKGMKAKSSSRKDSSEKKSVNLRSLSHSGPIRDLSTQKVKERGKSKIDKKSSKSVDYRGSKVSSAGVLEECLIDVSKLSYGDRFAHGKYSQIYHGEYEGKAVALKIITAPEDSDDIFLGARLEKEFIVEATLLSRLSHPNVVKFVGVNTGNCIITEYVPRGSLRSYLHKLEQKSLPLEQLIDFGLDIAKGMEYIHSREIVHQDLKPENVLIDNDFHLKIADFGIACEEEYCDVLGDNIGTYRWMAPEVLKRIPHGRKCDVYSFGLLLWEMVAGALPYEEMKFAEQIAYAVIYKKIRPVIPTDCPAAMKELIERCWSSQTDKRPEFWQIVKVLEHFKKSLTSEGKLNLLPSQICPELKKCPKFWIHIFGSFHHHSSGGGSSSNNSALPKPKFA
- a CDS encoding Protein kinase superfamily protein, translating into MDGEVTSWIRRANFSHTVCYRMITPSLESMPFTVNQEKSSGLKRMTLSSPSDLKSLVGICQSTQQLTGLSCGSVVGTEVQRNPVTNKKRSVSPLPHMALSDAFIEAKSDIKRFSTPHPRRVEPEKGMKAKSSSRKDSSEKKSVNLRSLSHSGPIRDLSTQKVKERGKSKIDKKSSKSVDYRGSKVSSAGVLEECLIDVSKLSYGDRFAHGKYSQIYHGEYEGKAVALKIITAPEDSDDIFLGARLEKEFIVEATLLSRLSHPNVVKFVGVNTGNCIITEYVPRGSLRSYLHKLEQKSLPLEQLIDFGLDIAKGMEYIHSREIVHQDLKPENVLIDNDFHLKIADFGIACEEEYCDVLGDNIGTYRWMAPEVLKRIPHGRKCDVYSFGLLLWEMVAGALPYEEMKFAEQIAYAVIYKVNHSASPPYFMIVI
- a CDS encoding Protein kinase superfamily protein, translated to MDGEVTSWIRRANFSHTVCYRMITPSLESMPFTVNQEKSSGLKRMTLSSPSDLKSLVGICQSTQQLTGLSCGSVVGTEVQRNPVTNKKRSVSPLPHMALSDAFIEAKSDIKRFSTPHPRRVEPEKGMKAKSSSRKDSSEKKSVNLRSLSHSGPIRDLSTQKVKERGKSKIDKKSSKSVDYRGSKVSSAGVLEECLIDVSKLSYGDRFAHGKYSQIYHGEYEGKAVALKIITAPEDSDDIFLGARLEKEFIVEATLLSRLSHPNVVKFVGVNTGNCIITEYVPRGSLRSYLHKLEQKSLPLEQLIDFGLDIAKGMEYIHSREIVHQDLKPENVLIDNDFHLKIADFGIACEEEYCDVLGDNIGTYRWMAPEVLKRIPHGRKCDVYSFGLLLWEMVAGALPYEEMKFAEQIAYAVIYKVNHSASPPYFMIVILHRSD
- a CDS encoding Protein kinase superfamily protein, which translates into the protein MALSDAFIEAKSDIKRFSTPHPRRVEPEKGMKAKSSSRKDSSEKKSVNLRSLSHSGPIRDLSTQKVKERGKSKIDKKSSKSVDYRGSKVSSAGVLEECLIDVSKLSYGDRFAHGKYSQIYHGEYEGKAVALKIITAPEDSDDIFLGARLEKEFIVEATLLSRLSHPNVVKFVGVNTGNCIITEYVPRGSLRSYLHKLEQKSLPLEQLIDFGLDIAKGMEYIHSREIVHQDLKPENVLIDNDFHLKIADFGIACEEEYCDVLGDNIGTYRWMAPEVLKRIPHGRKCDVYSFGLLLWEMVAGALPYEEMKFAEQIAYAVIYKVNHSASPPYFMIVILHRSD